In the genome of Segnochrobactrum spirostomi, the window CGGCGTTCGCCGCTCCAACGGTCCACCGGAAACACGAATGCCTCGGGACGGGCCTTGTGTGCAGCCGTCTGGCGGCGTGACCGAGCGCACCGACGTCCCGGCCGAACCGGCCCTCTCGACATTCTTCTCGATAGCTCCGACGATCCGCGACGGGGCCGCCCCGCAGGGCGTGACCGGCACGCCGGCCGATCCGCCGCAACGGCGTCGCGGCGTAAACCGAGCGCACGCGGGCTCTCACGGCCCCGCAGCCGCCCGTGCACCGCCTTCCCATCGCCCGCAACAAGGCTTCGCGATGAGCGCACTCGAAGACTGGATCACCGATCACAAGATCCCCGTCGGCAATTGGATCGCCGACCTGATCGAGCTGATCAAAGACAATTCGATGAATTTCTTCGACAGCTTCTCGGCCGGATTCGGCGGGCTCATCGATGCCTTCACCGGGCTTCTCGAGTCGGTTCCGCCGATCGTGCTGATCCTCATCGTGACGGCGATCGCCTACGGTCTGCAGCGGTCTTGGAAGATCTGCCTGTTCGTGGCGTTGGCGCTCCTGTTCATCCTCAACCAGGGCTATTGGGAGGCGACGCTCGAAACGCTTTCCTTGGTCCTCTTCGCCACCATCGTCTCGATGGTGATCGGCGTGCCCATCGGCATCGCCGCGGCGCACAGGCCCTGGTTCTATGCCGGTCTGCGTCCGGTGCTCGACCTGATGCAGACCCTGCCGACCTTCGTCTACCTGATCCCGACGCTCGTCCTGTTCGGCCTCGGCGTCGTGCCCGGCATCATCTCGACGGTGATCTTCGCGCTGCCGGCACCGATCCGGCTCACCTATCTCGGCGTCTCGTCGGTGCCCGACAGCCTCAAGGAGGCGGGTGAGGCCTTCGGCGGCACGCCGCGCCAGATCCTCTGGAAGATCGAGTTGCCCCACGCGATGCCCACCATCATGGCCGGTCTCACTCAGTGCATCATGCTGAGCCTCTCGATGGTCGTCATCGCCGCGCTCGTCGGCGCCGGCGGGCTCGGCGTCCCGGTGGTGCGCGCGCTCAACACGGTGCGCGTCTCGATGGGCTTCGAAGCGGGGCTCGCCATCGTGCTCCTCGCCATCATCCTCGACCGGGTGTGCCGCACGGCCGAACCCGCCGCGAAAGGACGCTGACGATGCCGGCGGTCGAATTTTCCCACGTCGACATCCTGTTCGGGCGCGACGGCAAGCGCGACAAGGCGAGCCTTGCGACCGCGGCGGCGATGCTCGATCAGGGCCGCACCCGCACCGAGATTCTCGACAAGCTCGGCGTCGTCGTCGGCGTCGCCGACGCGACGCTCTCGGTGGAACGCGGCGAAATCTGCGTGCTGATGGGCCTCTCGGGGTCCGGCAAATCGACACTGCTGCGTGCCGTGAACGGCCTCAACAAGGTCGCCCGCGGCAAGGTCCTGGTCGAGAACGACGGCGCGGCGGTCGATATCGGCTCGTGCTCGCCGACGATGCTGCGCACCATGCGCACCCGCCGCATCGCCATGGTGTTCCAGCAATTCGCCCTTCTGCCCTGGCGCACCGTGCGCGAGAATGTCGGCTTCGGCCTCGAGCTGCGCGGCGTTTCGGCAGCCGAGCGGCGGCGGGTCGTCGACGAGAAGCTGAAGCTCGTCGCCCTCGATCAATGGGCCGACCGCTACGCCAACCAGCTCTCCGGCGGCATGCAGCAGCGCGTCGGCCTCGCCCGGGCGTTTGCGACGGACGCCGACATCCTGCTCATGGACGAGCCGTTCTCGGCGCTCGATCCGCTGATCCGCACCAAGCTCCAGGACGAGTTGCTGGCGCTCCAGCGCCAGGTCCACAAGACGATCATCTTCGTCAGCCACGATCTCGACGAGGCGCTCAAGATCGGCAACCGCATCGCCATCATGGAGAGCGGCCGGGTCGTGCAATGGGGTACGCCGGAGGACATCGTGCTCAACCCGGCGAACGATTATGTCGCCGAGTTCGTCCAGCACATGAACCCGCTCAACGTGCTGCGCGGCCGCTCGGTGATGGTGCCCGCGGCGCAATTGCGCCGCGACGGCGCGACGATCCTGCTCGACGACGAGGGCGCGTTGCGCCTCTCGCTCGACGCTGCGGGGGGTATCTCCGGCTTCCATGCCAAGGGCGATCCCTGCCGGATCGCGCCGCTCGGCACGGCGGCGGCGGATCTCGCGCTCGGCGACGTCGCAATCGCCTCGGCCGATCAACTGCTCCGCGACGTCATCGCGCTCCGCCGTCACACCCGCCGCCCGGTGGTCCTCGTCGACGAGGGCAGGGTGGTCGGCATCTGCGGGGAGGAGGAAATCCTCGCCTCCTTCAGCCCGGAGACGCGGCGCTCGGCCTGAGCTTCCGTCTCGCCTCCGTTGCGCGCGGTGCTATATAGCGCGCGACCCGAGAGGCGGAGCGTGGACATGGCCGAGACGTTCGATCTGATCCTGAAGGGCGGCGTCGCCGCGACCCCGAACGGCATCGCGCCGGCGGACATCGGTGTCAGGGGGGGGCGCGTCGCCGCGATCGGCGATCTCGCGACCGCCTCCGGCGGCGAGGTGATCGACTGCGCCGGCCTCCATGTTTTGCCCGGCGTCGTCGACAGCCAGGTTCATTTCCGCGAGCCCGGGCTCGAGCACAAGGAAGACCTCGAAACCGGCTCCCGCGCCGCGGTCATGGGCGGCGTCACCGCCGTGTTCGAAATGCCGAACACCAAGCCGCTGACGACGAGCGCCGAGACCTTCCACGACAAAATCCGCCGCGGCACGGGCCGCATGCATTGCGACTTCGCCTTCTGGGTCGGCGCCACCGCGGGCAACATCGACGATCTGCCGGCGCTGGAGCGTCTGCCGGGTGCCGCGGGCATCAAGATCTTCATGGGCTCGTCCACTGGCGATCTTCTGGTCGCCGATGATCCGACGCTCGCCCGCGTGCTCGCCGCCACCCGCCGCCGCGTCGCCGTCCACGCCGAAGACGAGCCGCGCCTCGAATCCCGCAAGAGCCTGCGTATTCCGGGCGATCCGCGCTCCCATCCGGTGTGGCGCGACGAGGAGGCGGCGCTGAAGGCGACGACCCGTCTCGTCACGATCGCCCGCGAGGTCTCGGCACTCGTCCACGTACTGCACATCTCGACGATGCAGGAGCTCGATTTCCTGGCGGGCCACAAGGATATCGCCTCCTGCGAGGCGACGCCGCACCATCTGACCCTGGCGCTCGACGAAGACGGCGAGCGCCTCGGCTCCCGCATGCAGATGAACCCGCCGGTGCGCGATTCGTCCCACCGTGCGGCGTTGTGGCGGGCGATCGGCAACGGCGTCGTCGATGTGCTCGGCTCCGACCACGCGCCGCATACGCTGGAGGAGAAGGCGAAGGCCTATCCCGATTCGCCCTCCGGCATGACCGGCGTGCAGACGTTGGTGCCGATCATGCTCGATCACGTGGCGGCGGGGCGCCTCAGCCTCGCGCGGTTCGTCGATCTGACGAGCGCGGGCCCCGCGCGGCTGTTCGGCATGGCGGGGAAGGGGCGGATCGCGGTGGGCTACGACGCCGATTTCACGATCGTCGATCTGAAGCGCACCGAGACGATTCGCAACGACTGGATCACCTCCCGGGCGCAATGGACGCCCTATGACGGGCGCGCCGTGACCGGGTGGCCGGTCGGCACGATCGTGCGCGGAACCCGCGTGATGTGGGAGGCGAAGCTCGTCGCGCCGTCAACCGGCGCGCCCGTTCGTTTCCACGGCATGAGGGGCTGAATGGCGGGTCCCCGCGGCGCGGTGTGCCCACCGCGCCGGACGCCGCCGCGCGGCGTCAGCTCGCGGGGTGATGGCCCCGCACGGCCTCGACGATG includes:
- the choV gene encoding choline ABC transporter ATP-binding protein, whose protein sequence is MPAVEFSHVDILFGRDGKRDKASLATAAAMLDQGRTRTEILDKLGVVVGVADATLSVERGEICVLMGLSGSGKSTLLRAVNGLNKVARGKVLVENDGAAVDIGSCSPTMLRTMRTRRIAMVFQQFALLPWRTVRENVGFGLELRGVSAAERRRVVDEKLKLVALDQWADRYANQLSGGMQQRVGLARAFATDADILLMDEPFSALDPLIRTKLQDELLALQRQVHKTIIFVSHDLDEALKIGNRIAIMESGRVVQWGTPEDIVLNPANDYVAEFVQHMNPLNVLRGRSVMVPAAQLRRDGATILLDDEGALRLSLDAAGGISGFHAKGDPCRIAPLGTAAADLALGDVAIASADQLLRDVIALRRHTRRPVVLVDEGRVVGICGEEEILASFSPETRRSA
- a CDS encoding dihydroorotase codes for the protein MAETFDLILKGGVAATPNGIAPADIGVRGGRVAAIGDLATASGGEVIDCAGLHVLPGVVDSQVHFREPGLEHKEDLETGSRAAVMGGVTAVFEMPNTKPLTTSAETFHDKIRRGTGRMHCDFAFWVGATAGNIDDLPALERLPGAAGIKIFMGSSTGDLLVADDPTLARVLAATRRRVAVHAEDEPRLESRKSLRIPGDPRSHPVWRDEEAALKATTRLVTIAREVSALVHVLHISTMQELDFLAGHKDIASCEATPHHLTLALDEDGERLGSRMQMNPPVRDSSHRAALWRAIGNGVVDVLGSDHAPHTLEEKAKAYPDSPSGMTGVQTLVPIMLDHVAAGRLSLARFVDLTSAGPARLFGMAGKGRIAVGYDADFTIVDLKRTETIRNDWITSRAQWTPYDGRAVTGWPVGTIVRGTRVMWEAKLVAPSTGAPVRFHGMRG
- the choW gene encoding choline ABC transporter permease subunit encodes the protein MSALEDWITDHKIPVGNWIADLIELIKDNSMNFFDSFSAGFGGLIDAFTGLLESVPPIVLILIVTAIAYGLQRSWKICLFVALALLFILNQGYWEATLETLSLVLFATIVSMVIGVPIGIAAAHRPWFYAGLRPVLDLMQTLPTFVYLIPTLVLFGLGVVPGIISTVIFALPAPIRLTYLGVSSVPDSLKEAGEAFGGTPRQILWKIELPHAMPTIMAGLTQCIMLSLSMVVIAALVGAGGLGVPVVRALNTVRVSMGFEAGLAIVLLAIILDRVCRTAEPAAKGR